The genomic interval TGGAGAACATTGTACGGAAAGCATTGGAGGAGGACCTGGGGCGGGGAGACGTGACTACTGCGGCCCTCATACCGGAACACAAGATCGGGGAAGGCGTCCTGACGAGCCGCTCCGAAGGGGTTTTGGCCGGCATTGAAGTCGCGGACATCGCCTTCCGCCTGTTGGACCCGGATGCGCGAATGGAGCGGCTGGTCAAAGACGGGGACCGTCTGGCTCCCAATCGAGTCATTGCGCGCGTCCGGTGCAAACTTCGCGCTTTGCTTTCGGCCGAACGGGTCGCTTTGAATTTCCTTCAACGTCTGTCCGGAATCGCAACGGCCACGGCTGAGGTGGTCGAAATCGTGAAACCTTATGGCGTCCGTGTTCTGGATACCCGTAAGACCACACCCGGCCTGCGAGTAATGGAAAAGTATGCAATTCGCATGGGAGGAGGATGGAATCACCGCCTCGGCCTGGACGACGCGGTTCTGATCAAGGACAATCACCTGCGGATTGTGGGAAGCATAAGAAGGGCCGTGGCGTCGGCTCGCGCCTGCGTGGGCCCTTTGGTCAAGGTGGAAGTGGAAGTGGAAACCTTGGATCAGGTTCAAGAGGCTGTGGACGCCGGAGCCGATATGATTCTCCTGGATAATATGCCCCTCGAAACCATGCGTCGCGCCGTGAACCTGGTGGGCGGAGGAATGCTCATCGAAGCTTCGGGAAACATTCATCCGGACAATGCTGCGGTCGTGGCGGCCACGGGAGTGGATTTCATCTCCCTGGGTTGGCTGACCCACTCCGCGAAATCGGTGGACATCGGCTTGGATATGGCGGACTGACCTCCCGTACGAGCATTGCCTTCTCTGAGTAAACTCCCTGACCGGAGGGATATGCATGGCTACAGATAGACGAGAAGCACCCGATCCGCCGCTGTTCGAGAGCAACGAGCCGTCCCCTCCGTTGGCCGAAATCCGGGAAGGCATAGCGCGGGCTAAAGCCCGGCTTGGAGACCGTGTCGTCATTTTGGCGCACCACTATCAGGGGGACGATGTTATTGAGTCGGCCGATTTTGTGGGAGAT from Deltaproteobacteria bacterium carries:
- the nadC gene encoding carboxylating nicotinate-nucleotide diphosphorylase, coding for MNPLQVENIVRKALEEDLGRGDVTTAALIPEHKIGEGVLTSRSEGVLAGIEVADIAFRLLDPDARMERLVKDGDRLAPNRVIARVRCKLRALLSAERVALNFLQRLSGIATATAEVVEIVKPYGVRVLDTRKTTPGLRVMEKYAIRMGGGWNHRLGLDDAVLIKDNHLRIVGSIRRAVASARACVGPLVKVEVEVETLDQVQEAVDAGADMILLDNMPLETMRRAVNLVGGGMLIEASGNIHPDNAAVVAATGVDFISLGWLTHSAKSVDIGLDMAD